A stretch of Henckelia pumila isolate YLH828 chromosome 4, ASM3356847v2, whole genome shotgun sequence DNA encodes these proteins:
- the LOC140864562 gene encoding actin-depolymerizing factor 7, translated as MANATSGTAVHDECKLKFLELKSKRNYRFIIFKIEGQQVVVEKLGSPGDSYDDFTALLPANECRYAVFDFDFITPENCQKSKIYFIAWSPETSKVRMKMVYASSKDRFKRELDGIQVELQATDPSEMSFDIIKARAY; from the exons ATG GCAAATGCTACGTCTGGGACGGCGGTGCACGACGAATGTAAGCTGAAgttcttggaattaaaatcaaagcGAAACTACCGTTTCATAATCTTCAAGATCGAAGGGCAGCAGGTGGTTGTTGAGAAGCTCGGCAGCCCCGGGGACAGCTACGACGATTTCACCGCGTTGCTCCCGGCCAACGAGTGCCGCTATGCTGTCTTCGATTTCGACTTCATCACCCCTGAAAATTGCCAGAAGAGCAAGATCTACTTCATCGCTTG GTCGCCGGAGACGTCGAAAGTCAGAATGAAGATGGTGTATGCGAGCTCCAAGGACAGATTCAAGAGGGAACTGGATGGGATTCAGGTGGAGTTGCAGGCAACAGATCCAAGTGAGATGAGCTTCGATATCATCAAAGCACGTGCTTACTAA